The genomic window CGCCTGAAGTGACGCTAAGGGCGTTAAAGTTGACTGGCTTTGAACTGGCCAAAGAAGATCTTGACCGCATAGGCGACGAGATACTCCGGGAGAAGAACCGGTTCAAGGTGCGCGAAGGCTTCAGCCTGGACAATGTCCGCATACCGAAGAGGATATTCGAGACACCGACGCCGCTGGGCCAGCTTGACGAAGCGTTCATACGTAAGGCAGTGGAGCATTTCAAGAAAAAGATGCTGGAAGAGGTAGCTCCTGAGAAAGGCGGGGCAGAGAAGGCGGAGGCATAGGCTTCAAAACCTGTCCGCCCTCATCCTGTTCCTTATTTGTATACTTAATTTCATGATATGATTATTATTATTGTTTTAATACGTTTTAAACCGATATTAATTTCATAAAAATTAATTTTTCCCCATATTAAAGATAAGTATAAATCCATGACCGCTTAATAAATGATGGCAAAATATCATGATGAGCACCGTCTGGGATTATTATGGACTGTGGTGGGCAGTCGCCATCTGGGTTCTTTTATACGGGTTATTCATATTTTTCATTCCGTTCTATAAAAAGAGCCATATTATACCATCAAGCGCATATCTTGCATTTATCGTCGCATTTGCGGTCGAGATGTACGGGTTACCTTTCAGCATGTACATGATATCCTGGCTTTTTGGCTTTATCCTGCCTGTAGGCGTATTCTGGGGCCATACCCTTGTTTTGTATATCGGTGATCTTGGTATGTATGCCGGGATCCTGTTAACTCTCATAGGCATCTTTATGATAGTCTTCGGATGGAAAGATGTATATATGCACTACTGGAGCAAGAAAAAGGGCGAGGGAAGCCTGGTCAAGGAAGGCATATATGCATATGTCCGCCATCCGCAGTATACCGG from Methanooceanicella nereidis includes these protein-coding regions:
- a CDS encoding methyltransferase family protein yields the protein MMSTVWDYYGLWWAVAIWVLLYGLFIFFIPFYKKSHIIPSSAYLAFIVAFAVEMYGLPFSMYMISWLFGFILPVGVFWGHTLVLYIGDLGMYAGILLTLIGIFMIVFGWKDVYMHYWSKKKGEGSLVKEGIYAYVRHPQYTGLLLISLGMLVQWATIPLLFMWPVLAILYYRLAKKEELSMEEEFGQDYTDYKNKTYMFLPYRLRK